Part of the Sphingobacteriaceae bacterium genome, GTTAATGAAAAGTACTCCACGCATGGCTTTAAAATGAATTTTCTTTTTGGGCTGAAAACTAATTAATAATATAGTGTCTTTATCTTGTAGCAAAGTATCTTTTAAGTAAAAGTTATATCTTTTAAATGTTCCCTTGATTAAGGGATTTAAATATTTAATTCCGATTAATTCAATGTTTTCATCATAAAAAGTAAAGGATTGCAATTGCGTAGCGAAAGCGCCAAATGGAGATTGCTTTAATCCTGAAACTTTAGACGCCAGAATTTTTTCCTGATGTTTGTTTTTATAATTGTATTTTTTTTCAGTAACAGATTCAATGAAAAACAAATAATGCCTGTTCAGTGTTTTTGTCATTTCGTTAGGCTTCATTTCTGAATAAAAATTTTCGTTTCCGTTTTTATCTGATAAGGTAAAATACGTTTTAGCGTAAGTGTTGCAGGAATAAAATGGATAATTAGCAATATCGTACTTGGGCATGTTTTTGATTACTTTTCGAATTATTTTATGCGCCGGATTTTCACCGGGTAAAATAACCACTTCATTCAATCCTATACCATCCGGTTTGAGTGAAACGATAATTTTTTGGTTCAAATTTATTCCTTGTAATGCTATGGATTTTCGTTCATAACCCAACATCCGAATGTGAAGGCTATCACAATTACTTATTGCAATGCTGAATTTTCCATCTGCGTCACAACTTAAGCTGTTTTTATTCTTATCACAATATACTAATGCAAATGATACAGGAGAATTACTTTTTGCCTCAAGAATTACACCAGTTAAAATTTGCGAAGTTGAATTATTAAAGATGTATAAGAAGAGATGTAAAAAAAATAATTTTTTCATCCGCATAAAACTATTTATTTCTTAAATGTGGTGTAAAATTCTTTCATGTAATTCGGAACAAAATAGGCGGTATCTTCAAATTCTTTTTGTTTGAATTTACTAAGTGCTAATTCCACCATGTTTTCGGCTGAAGGCACTATGTTTTTTAGAAAAGATGCATTATCAATTTTTTCCAATACAGGTTGAAGTTTCACCATGCCATCCCCAAAAAAAACAATGGGTTTGTTCATTTGAAAAAAACTAAAGTTTTCGTCAGTAACAATTTGCGCACAGGGCGAAATAATTTCTTTTAAGTTAATGTCGTAAATTGCTGTGTACACTTCCTGTCTTCTGGCATCTAACATCGGGCAAAGCAGTGTTTCTTTATCTGTTTTTTTTAAAACAGACACCGACAATGCTTTTAATGTGTCAATTGCAATTAATGGAATTTGTAAAGCAAATGCTAATCCTTTGGCTGAGCTGGTGCCTATCCGAAGTCCGGTGTACGACCCGGGTCCCTTGCTAATGGCAATCGCATGCAGTTGTGAGGTTTGAATATTTGTTTCTTTAAGGATTTCCTGAATGAAAACATGTAAATTTTCGGCGTGTGTATAACCGGTGTTTATTTCTTTAGTGGAAAGAATTTGGTGTTCATGACTTAAAGTAACTGAACAAACAGTTGTAGCAGTTTCTATGTGGAGGATGTAAGGCAATTAAAGTTCACTTTTATATAAATCCTCTTTCTTCACTAATTTAACTTTGCTTCCTTCTTTTAATACTTTAGATACAGCACTATAAGGGCCACAAATTACTTCTTCATTATTTTCCAATCCTTTTTTAATTTCTATAAAATCATTATCTTGAATACCTGTAATTACAATTTTCTGTTTTACTGTACCATTAACCATTACAAAAACAATCTCCGCCAATTTTTTTTCTGCTTTTTGTTTCGCTTTTTCTTCTTTTTCATTTTTTACTTTTGCTGCCCATTCATCCTCCTCTTTCATTTTAAGTGTATCTGCATTTCGGGTAGTTACGGCTTGTATTGGAATAGAAACTACTCGGTTAACACGCGTAGTTTGAATATCAACACTGGCACTCATACCCGGGCGAAAGGGTACAGGATTGCGAGCGGTAATTAAATAGCTGTAAGAATCACGTAAAAGGCGGATTTTCACCACAAAATTGGTAACCTGATCAATTGAAATGCCGTTGCTATTGGAGGAATTAGCAATTTCAGTAACAACACCTTTGAATTTTTTATCCATATAAGCGTCAACTTCAATTATAGCAGTATCATTTTTGTGTACTTTGATAATATCATTCTCATTCACTTCAACACTCACTTCCATTTCATTAAGGTTGGCCAAACGCAAAATCTCTGTGCCTTGCATGCCACTAACGCCAACCACTCTTTCACCTTTCTCTACACTTAATTTAGAAATGGTTCCATCCACCGGAGCATAAATAAATGTTTTTTCTAAATTGGTATTCGCTTCTTTTAATGAAGCTTCGGTACTTTGAATATTGTATACACCGGCATTTACTCCGGCTTCCAAGGCGTCTACATTGGCTTTAGCAGAAGCGTATTGAGCTTTGGATGCATCAAATTCCATTTGAGAAATTGCATTTTGCTCTAAAAGTTTTTTATTTCTATTAAAGTTACTTTCGGCATTTATTAAAGTGGCTTTGGCTTGTTCTAATTGAGCTTTAGCAGTGCTTAGGTTTGCCTTAGTGGTATTAACCGTAGCATTCATTCGGTCTATAGCGCTTACATATAAGTCTGGTTTTATCCTGCATAATAAGGTTCCTTTTTTAACGGAATCACCTTCTTTAACCAACATTTCTGTTATTTCACCACTTACATCACTGCTGAGTTTAAGTTCAGTTTCAGGTTGTATTTTACCGGTGGCTGATACAATTTCAATAATATCTCGGGTACCGGCTTTTTCGGTGTAAATTTCAATGGGCGCTGTGCCTCTCATCACCTGAACGGTAATAATAAGAACAATTAATGCTACGCCAATGAGTATTATCCAATAGAGTTTTTTCATACTAAATTTAGCAATCTGTCAAAAATAACGAAATATGTTTTTTAATAACAGAAAGCCTGAGTAAATTTACGTTAATTCCTACAATAATATTAATTTTCTATGTCTGAAATTCCGAATAGTTTAATCCATGAAAGTAGTCCTTATTTATTGCAACATGCCTATAATCCGGTGCATTGGTTGCCTTATTCGGAAAAAGCATTAGCCAAGGCAAAATTTGAAAATAAATTGATCTTATTTAGCATAGGTTATAGTGCTTGTCATTGGTGTCATGTAATGGAGAAAGAAAGTTTTGAAGACCGGGAAATTGCTGATATCATGAATGCAAATTTTGTGTGTATAAAGGTAGATCGTGAAGAGCGTAGTGATATTGATATGTTGTATATGGGCGCGGTTCAATTAATGACCGGTCATGGCGGTTGGCCCTTAAATTGTTTTACCCTGCCCAACGGAAAACCGGTTTATGGGGGAACCTATTTTAATAAAAAAGAATGGAAAAATATTTTAATGCAATTGGAGCAGGTTTACCGTAAGGAAGCTTCAAAAATGGAGGAATATGCCGAAAAGTTAAGTGCGGGTATGAAACAGGCCGAATTATTAAACACTTCTAAAAATGAAAATGTTGTTTTAAGCCGGGAAGAGTTGAATGCGCTAATTAGAAAATGGCAATCCGGTTTCGATTTGGAATACGGTGGTGATAACCGAGCTCCTAAATTTCCCATGCCGGGCAATTATCAATTTTTATTAAACTACGCTATTATAACTAAGAATGATGAGGTTCTAAAACATGTAAAGCAAACTTTGCAACACATGAGCGATGGGGGTATTTACGATCAGTTACGAGGAGGATTTGCGAGATATAGTGTAGATAAATATTGGAAAGTGCCTCATTTTGAAAAAATGTTGTACGATAATGCACAGCTGATTAGTTTATACCTGGAAGCTTATTGTCAAACCGGAAATGAGCAGTTTAAAAATGTAGCCGAACAAACATTATTGTTTATTGAGGATGAATGGATGGGTAAGGAGGGATGTGTTTATTCGGCTTATGATGCAGATAGTGAAGGAGAAGAGGGGAAATATTATGTGTGGACAAAAGAAGAATTAAAACAGCATTTAAAAGATGATTTTGATTTGTTTGCCGAATTGTATTCTGTAAATGAAGTTGGATATTGGGAAGATGGAAATTATATTTTGATGCGAAATCCCAAACGAAATGAACTCGCCTTAAAACATGGAATTTCAATTGATGAATTAATACAGATAGATAATCGGTGTCGCGGTATATTGCTGGTACTTGCACAAAAAAGACCCAAACCCCTTTTAGATGATAAAACGATAACAGCCTGGAATGCCTTAGCCTGTTCTGCTTTTTGTAAAGCTTTTTTAATGTCTGGTAAAGAAAAATATAAAAAAACGGCTATTGATATCATTTCTTTCATCCTAAAACAAATGTATAGAGAAGATGGAGGTTTGTGGAGGATATACAAAAATGGAAACTGTAAGGTAAACGCAATGCTTGATGATTATGCATTTGTTATTTCTGCTTTGATGGACGTTTATGTTATTTCCTCAAATAGGGATTATTTAATTAAAGCTGAGCAGTTAGTTTCTTTTACTTTGAAAGAGTTTAATAATCCGGAAAGTTCATTGTTATTTTATGCCGATTCAAAAGGTGACTTAATGCTTCGAACCACAGAGATTTCTGATAATGTAATCCCTTCTTCCAATTCTCAAATGGCCTTGAATTTATTTAAAATGGGAAAGTATTTTGGGATCTCTGTGTATATTGAAAGGGCAAATTCAATGCTTGCCCATGTTATGGAAGAAGCCAAGCGATATCCGCCGGGTTATAGCAATTGGTTACAACTAGCCTTATTTGAATTATATCCGTTTTTTGAAATAGCAATTGTTGGTAAACATGTTGATGAAATGATTCAGGAAGTCTCAAAACAGGGCATAACAAATGCGATTTTAGCAACAGCAAGAGGTGAGGAATCCTTGCCTTTGGTTAAAAACAGGTATGTATCGGGTAAAACCCTAATTTATGTTTGTAAAAACAATACTTGCGATTTACCATTGGAAAAGGCGACCGATGTTAAAAAACGAATTGAAGACCATATTAAATAGCGCTTTTGTATTTCTTTTTCTTTGCGGAAAGTCTCAAATTTTAATTCCAACTCCTGAAACCGCTTTTGAGAAAACACATAATTTCAACGCCGAGTTAATTAAGCAGAAAAACGTAAACAAAATTACTTTTGAGATTGTAGATAAAAAGGATTTTGAAATTGCTGTGGATAAAAATTTGGTGGAGACCTATGAGTTTGATACCAATGGAAAATTAAGCCGATTTTATTACACCACAATAGTGAAAACCATTGAAAAGCAAATTACGGCTAGTGTTCATAATAAAGGAAAAAAAGGATATCACACGGTTACTGAAACGAAGAGTGAATATTTATATGATACGGTTAGTACAACCTATTTTTATAATAAAGCTAATTTAAGTTTAAAAAGATATCATGATGGTGCTTTGTTTTATGAAAGCAGATATTACAGGTATGATTCATTGAATAATTTGGTGAAAGAAATGCGTTATCGGGAAACGAATAATAGCACCGATAAATCTATTTTTATATTAGGGGGACAGTTATTATTGAGTCAGGATAGTTTTGTTTATAAAAAATATTCCGATCAACAATTACATTGTTTTCATTTAAACAACGAACAACGTCCGTATAAGCAGCAGATTATTTATTTTGACAGTTTGGGGAGAACAAAAAGCACAACGGAGTATTACACTGCAGCAGCCTGGATTAAACAAGAAAAAAATTATGAATACGTTGGTTCACATTTGAGCTCAGCAATTTTTAAAGGAAATGCCAATAAGGAAATTACAATTAAAATCACCTATGAATACGATGCAAATAATGAGTTGCTAACTGAAAAGCAGTATAAAAATGAAGTACTGGAAAAAGAATTAAGTTATATTACCAATAGTTCAGATAATTTATTGAGCTCATTGGTTGTTCGTGATTATATCAATAAATCCATTCGGATAATTAAATTGAAATACGAGTTTAGAGCAGTAACTCAAAAGAGTAAATAGCTGTACTAATCAAGATTTTCCAACTTAATCAACACTACTTACTTTTTAAATTGTATGGGCACCAGAATTCGGGTGAGCCATTGGGTTGAATCTTTTTCTCTTACTGGATCAGTCACATAGAATTCACGCATAGGCCCAACCTGTTCTAAATGATGCGCTTTCAAATCATCTTTAATTTGTTCATACGCCAGATACAAATTTTTATATTCTCCGTAAAAATTATATATGTACATGGTGCTGGCTTCTAATACCACAACCTGGCAATCTTTAGGTTGTTTTTTGGGTATGCTGTCAATTAAATAAATGCATTCAAATACAAAATTCATGGGATTGTTGTTGTAGGCAATTGATCCCGGAGAACCTTTAGAATTAATTTCTAATTTTAATAATTCCATTTCCAGTTTAGTAAAGGCTTGTGCATAACGCAAAGCCAATTCTTTTTCAGGCGCCGAATCTTTTACGCAAAGTGCAAGCATTTCAGGAACATTAAATATACCGGCAAAACCTTCGCCATTCCCAACAACAGGATCTTTACTAATTTGATAACCCATTTCTTTTTTTGGAGGAATAGAATCGGGATTTGTTGGAACAGGGGTTTTTTCATCCGTGCATGATGTACACAAAATAATACCAACCAAATAGAATACTAAAAGGGCAATGTGAATATTTAATTTTTTGGTTTTCATTAATTTGTTCTCCCGGGATAAATTTTTAACGCTTCTTCTAAACATTTAACGGCATTTTTTAAATCGGCTAAATTTAATACGTAGGCAATTCGTACTTCATTTTTCCCCGCTCCTTTAGTAGAATAAAAACCGGTGGCCGGTGCAAACATAACAGTTTGTGATTCGTAAGAGAATTCTTCTAAGAGCCATTGACAGAATTTATCAGAATCATCAATAGGTAATCGGGCGATACAATAGAAAGCGCCGCTTGGGTTTGGACAAAAAACTCCGGGTATTTTATTTATAGCTTCAACTAAAAAATTTCTTCGCGCAATATATTCTTGAATTACTTTTTCAAAATAACTTGGCGGAGTATCAATTGCAGCTTCTGCTCCAATCTGTGCATAAGTAGGAGGACTCAAACGAGCTTGAGCAAATTTCAAAGCTGAGGCTATTACTTCTTTATTTTTGGTAATCAAAGCGCCTAAACGAGCACCACATGCACTGTATCGTTTACTAACCGAATCCAATAAAATTGTATTATTATCTATTCCTTCCAACTGTATAACGCTGTAATATTCATTGCCATCGTAGCAAAATTCTCTATACACTTCATCACTCAGTAGAAATAAATCGTGCTTTTTTACCAAATCCCTTAAAGCCAGTAATTCATTTTTGCTATACAATTTACCGGTTGGATTTCCCGGATTACAAATCATTATGCCTTTTGTTTTTGGCGTAATTAATTTTTCAAATTCTGAAATTGGGGGCAAAGCAAAGCCATCTTCAATTTTACTAATTACCGGCTTCACGGTTACATTAGCAGCACAACTAAATCCATTATAATTCGCATAAAAGGGCTCAGGAATGATAATTTCATCTCCTGGATTAAAGCAAGTCATCATGGCAATAGCAATAGCTTCGCTACCGCCGCAAGTTATGATAATATCATTTTCATGAAGATGAATAGAATATTTTTCATAATATCCGCATAGTTTTTTACGGTAGCTTTCTATTCCGGCACTATGACTGTATTCAATAACTTTTAAATTATTATTTTTTATGGCATTTAAAAAAGTATCCGGCGTTTCAATGTCCGGTTGTCCAATATTTAAATGATATATTTTAATTCCCTTTTTTTTTGCCGCTTCAGCGTACGGAACTAATTTTCGGATGGGAGAAGCCGGCATAGCCACTGCTTTGTTTGAAATACTAGGCATATTTAATGGTAATTTTGAGAAGCAAAGATAAATTTCTTATCGGAATAAGTCCTATACTTTTAGCGAAAATATTGCCAATAAAAAACCCTTCCGGTAGATGGGAAGGGTTAAATTTTATTTAGCTCTGGCCTTTACATATTGGTGTTTTTCGTATTTCTCTCTTTGATCGTGATCTCCGCGATATTTCGGTCCGGCCACGCGTGGGTCTCTCACAAATTGTAAGCGATTTGTTTTTCCACCTTTTTCTTTCACGGTTTCAATAATTTTCTTTTGTAAGTTCATTGCTCGTGAGCTGGCCAGTTGTTTGTTATTTTTAAAGGCACGTGTTGGTACACGAGAAGCACTTGAACGGATATTAATTTTCACAACTCTTTTTTGACTTAACTCCACAATTCTGTCAATAAAAGCTGTCCAGCTTTCATCTTCTTCATTCATGTTGCGATTGTATTTAAAATAAAATTCGTAACGGGAAGCAGATGTGTTTGTTGAGGCAGTTCCGCTGGGTCCATCATTCGTTGTTGCCACAACATCTTGTGTTATTAAAATTGTTTTGGTGATTTTTTTTGACCCTTTAATTCCTTTGGTGTTTACCGTTAAGGGTTCAGCATGTGCACCTTCAATACTGGCCATTAGTGTGTATTTGTTTTCAGCTTCTAGGCTCACATTGCTTATTTGTCCATTCTCATTGGTATTCAGTTCTTGTTTTTCACCGTTCTTTCCGGTAATAATTACAAGTGCATTGGCAATTGTTTTTTTAGTTTTCACATTTTTAACCACTATATCCAAAGTGATTTCACTTGAGGCCGGTTGACTTGCTTCAGGTTTTCCTGTCATGTAAACTAATTGTTGAATTACTTTACCTGATTTAATGCCCTTCGTGTCAATATTTCCGGTTAAAGATTTTTTACCATCTACTTCTGCATATAAATTGTACTTTTTATCCGGCTCTAATTCAATACCGTCAAACTTTCCTTTTTCATTTACGTTAAATGTTTTTGTTTCACCACCTACTTCTTCTAATGAAAGTAGAGCACCAACCATAGGGTTTTTCGTTTTAGCATTATCAAAAACAACAGCATTAAGTTTAATTGTGCTATGTTTTGCTTTTACTTTACCCATTAATTTTACAGGCTCTAAATTAACTTCGCGTTTAATTTCCTGATAGGTCAATTCTTCACTTACAAAAACATCTTCATTATAAAACTCTTCACCATCACCGGACTGATAAGAAAAATTATACTCTACCCCCGGAGGCAATATCGTTGAAAATACGCCGTTTACCACTTTAGGGCGGTAAGTACCAACAATTTCACCGGTGTTTTTATTGGTTACTTGAATGATTAAATCTTCAGGAAGTTTTTCACCTTCCGCAGGAATAATTTGTCCTTTAAATAAAGCCAATGGTTTTTCTTTTGTTCCTTCAATAGTAATCATGTACAAATCTTTTTCGCCAAATCCTCCTTCGTGTGCAGATGATAGATATCCTCTTTTGCCGTCAGGTGAAGTCACATAAAACACATCGTCATCTGTGGTGTTAATCGGGTAGCCCATATTGGTTACATAATCAAATCTATCTTCTTCGTTTAACGTAGCAAACATGATGTCATAGCCACCCAT contains:
- the tsaB gene encoding tRNA (adenosine(37)-N6)-threonylcarbamoyltransferase complex dimerization subunit type 1 TsaB produces the protein MPYILHIETATTVCSVTLSHEHQILSTKEINTGYTHAENLHVFIQEILKETNIQTSQLHAIAISKGPGSYTGLRIGTSSAKGLAFALQIPLIAIDTLKALSVSVLKKTDKETLLCPMLDARRQEVYTAIYDINLKEIISPCAQIVTDENFSFFQMNKPIVFFGDGMVKLQPVLEKIDNASFLKNIVPSAENMVELALSKFKQKEFEDTAYFVPNYMKEFYTTFKK
- a CDS encoding efflux RND transporter periplasmic adaptor subunit: MKKLYWIILIGVALIVLIITVQVMRGTAPIEIYTEKAGTRDIIEIVSATGKIQPETELKLSSDVSGEITEMLVKEGDSVKKGTLLCRIKPDLYVSAIDRMNATVNTTKANLSTAKAQLEQAKATLINAESNFNRNKKLLEQNAISQMEFDASKAQYASAKANVDALEAGVNAGVYNIQSTEASLKEANTNLEKTFIYAPVDGTISKLSVEKGERVVGVSGMQGTEILRLANLNEMEVSVEVNENDIIKVHKNDTAIIEVDAYMDKKFKGVVTEIANSSNSNGISIDQVTNFVVKIRLLRDSYSYLITARNPVPFRPGMSASVDIQTTRVNRVVSIPIQAVTTRNADTLKMKEEDEWAAKVKNEKEEKAKQKAEKKLAEIVFVMVNGTVKQKIVITGIQDNDFIEIKKGLENNEEVICGPYSAVSKVLKEGSKVKLVKKEDLYKSEL
- a CDS encoding thioredoxin domain-containing protein, yielding MSEIPNSLIHESSPYLLQHAYNPVHWLPYSEKALAKAKFENKLILFSIGYSACHWCHVMEKESFEDREIADIMNANFVCIKVDREERSDIDMLYMGAVQLMTGHGGWPLNCFTLPNGKPVYGGTYFNKKEWKNILMQLEQVYRKEASKMEEYAEKLSAGMKQAELLNTSKNENVVLSREELNALIRKWQSGFDLEYGGDNRAPKFPMPGNYQFLLNYAIITKNDEVLKHVKQTLQHMSDGGIYDQLRGGFARYSVDKYWKVPHFEKMLYDNAQLISLYLEAYCQTGNEQFKNVAEQTLLFIEDEWMGKEGCVYSAYDADSEGEEGKYYVWTKEELKQHLKDDFDLFAELYSVNEVGYWEDGNYILMRNPKRNELALKHGISIDELIQIDNRCRGILLVLAQKRPKPLLDDKTITAWNALACSAFCKAFLMSGKEKYKKTAIDIISFILKQMYREDGGLWRIYKNGNCKVNAMLDDYAFVISALMDVYVISSNRDYLIKAEQLVSFTLKEFNNPESSLLFYADSKGDLMLRTTEISDNVIPSSNSQMALNLFKMGKYFGISVYIERANSMLAHVMEEAKRYPPGYSNWLQLALFELYPFFEIAIVGKHVDEMIQEVSKQGITNAILATARGEESLPLVKNRYVSGKTLIYVCKNNTCDLPLEKATDVKKRIEDHIK
- a CDS encoding pyridoxal phosphate-dependent aminotransferase, with the protein product MPSISNKAVAMPASPIRKLVPYAEAAKKKGIKIYHLNIGQPDIETPDTFLNAIKNNNLKVIEYSHSAGIESYRKKLCGYYEKYSIHLHENDIIITCGGSEAIAIAMMTCFNPGDEIIIPEPFYANYNGFSCAANVTVKPVISKIEDGFALPPISEFEKLITPKTKGIMICNPGNPTGKLYSKNELLALRDLVKKHDLFLLSDEVYREFCYDGNEYYSVIQLEGIDNNTILLDSVSKRYSACGARLGALITKNKEVIASALKFAQARLSPPTYAQIGAEAAIDTPPSYFEKVIQEYIARRNFLVEAINKIPGVFCPNPSGAFYCIARLPIDDSDKFCQWLLEEFSYESQTVMFAPATGFYSTKGAGKNEVRIAYVLNLADLKNAVKCLEEALKIYPGRTN
- a CDS encoding PD40 domain-containing protein, which translates into the protein MRIFLILFTLTIFSHNLFSQVKAGGTYKEYFMEGSYLMLEENYIQAKDNFQAAYEIDSTSANIHYLIGVCYLRSATQKASAERHLEMAVKSVNKGYKIDDYNEKSTPPLAHFYYGQALHINYKFEEALEQYNKFEKFVGPNDKDWKKMLEHHRMYSKNAKTAVEGPINIKITNLGDSINSIYPEYSPVLSSDERMLIYTTRRPNTTGGLKDFSGQYNEDIVVSYKDDQGNWSSPQSISENINTSGMEASINLSADGQTLIMYKDIGEGMSGNIYYSTFDGKGWTALKTFGSDVNSKYHESHACLSGDGHVLFFASDRPGGYGGSDIYRCLKLPNGQWSKAFNMGPTINTEYDEDGAFIHPDGHTFFFASKGHKSMGGYDIMFATLNEEDRFDYVTNMGYPINTTDDDVFYVTSPDGKRGYLSSAHEGGFGEKDLYMITIEGTKEKPLALFKGQIIPAEGEKLPEDLIIQVTNKNTGEIVGTYRPKVVNGVFSTILPPGVEYNFSYQSGDGEEFYNEDVFVSEELTYQEIKREVNLEPVKLMGKVKAKHSTIKLNAVVFDNAKTKNPMVGALLSLEEVGGETKTFNVNEKGKFDGIELEPDKKYNLYAEVDGKKSLTGNIDTKGIKSGKVIQQLVYMTGKPEASQPASSEITLDIVVKNVKTKKTIANALVIITGKNGEKQELNTNENGQISNVSLEAENKYTLMASIEGAHAEPLTVNTKGIKGSKKITKTILITQDVVATTNDGPSGTASTNTSASRYEFYFKYNRNMNEEDESWTAFIDRIVELSQKRVVKINIRSSASRVPTRAFKNNKQLASSRAMNLQKKIIETVKEKGGKTNRLQFVRDPRVAGPKYRGDHDQREKYEKHQYVKARAK